One stretch of Podospora pseudoanserina strain CBS 124.78 chromosome 4, whole genome shotgun sequence DNA includes these proteins:
- a CDS encoding hypothetical protein (EggNog:ENOG503P0MB): MLRQLALLSLALVPGSLAQVSEGFENGWDQSAWPTYAPDCSQGGKVTLDTANAHSGKNSMRVDGGGGYCGHIFFGTSKVPTGDVYVRAWIKASKALTAAHVTFITMPDSAQGNKKHLRIGGQNSILMFNRESDDATLPDLSPQGVATSAALPTGSWQCFEYHLGPDGTIETWLNDKVITGLTSKPGTANPNAAQWQRSSIKPKVTAINFGWESYGGDTNTFWYDDIVVSSTRVGCA, translated from the exons ATGTTGCGCCAACTCGCTCTTCTCTCACTTGCTCTCGTCCCCGGATCCCTGGCCCAGGTCTCGGAAGGGTTCGAAAACGGATGGGACCAGTCGGCATGGCCAACATACGCGCCGGACTGCAGCCAGGGGGGCAAAGTCACTCTTGACACCGCCAACGCACACAGCGGGAAGAATTCCATGCGAgtcgatggcggcggtggttaCTGTGGTCATATCTTCTTCGGCACTTCCAAGGTGCCCACTGGAGATGTATACGTCAGGGCATGGAT CAAAGCATCCAAGGCGCTCACGGCGGCGCACGTCACCTTCATCACAATGCCCGACTCGGCGCAGGGCAACAAGAAGCACCTTCGTATCGGCGGCCAGAACAGCATCCTTATGTTCAACCGCGAGTCGGACGATGCCACCCTCCCTGATCTCTCTCCACAGGGTGTGGCCACCTCGGCCGCTCTCCCTACAGGCAGCTGGCAGTGCTTTGAATACCACCTGGGACCTGACGGCACGATCGAGACGTGGCTGAATGACAAGGTCATCACTGGGCTGACAAGCAAGCCGGGCACTGCCAACCCGAATGCCGCGCAGTGGCAGAGAAGCTCAATCAAGCCAAAGGTCACGGCCATCAATTTCGGCTGGGAGTCTTATGGCGGGGACACCAACACCTTCTGGTATGATGATATCGTCGTCTCGTCGACCCGTGTGGGATGCGCGTGA
- a CDS encoding hypothetical protein (EggNog:ENOG503NUKU; COG:G; COG:M) — translation MTEKKILAVFGATGQQGGSVINQLVSEPAASLPNISQFHLRALTSRSLPISSASPIQLEQWYRLIGSSPDTDTDNNTTNNTTNNTTNTIQVTPQVDFHTPSTLLPALKDVHTAFIMTTPSFTPVTSDDPNSSKEFLAVQNILSAALAQKVDTVLFSTLPNITELSSGKYTHVTPFDDKARAEAYIRSLHPQIKSAFLSLGFFMSNWLTQGFLAPRYDEDTDSWVMRLHVAGGTGIPLVDAGRDTGKFVAAILERGVDGTGEAVLAAEGVYPLDGIAEVFSRHTGQRVRYEQVTVEEFRETGLKGFPESLKDVLVEGYSALEEFGHAGKETGALVEEGKRLVRECGLGELVSLEEFLKKEGYVLGKGPRSKQWGS, via the coding sequence ATGACAGAAAAGAAGATCCTTGCCGTGTTTGGCGCAACAGGCCAACAAGGCGGCTCCGTCATCAACCAACTCGTCTCTGAACCCGcggcctccctcccaaacatcTCACAGTTCCACCTCCGCGCCCTCACCAGCCGCTCCTTGCCCATTTCCTCAGCTTCTCCTATCCAACTCGAACAATGGTACCGCCTCATCGGTAGTTCCCCTGATACCGAtaccgacaacaacaccaccaacaacaccaccaacaacaccaccaacaccatccaagTCACCCCCCAAGTCGACttccacaccccctccaccctcctccccgccctcaaAGACGTCCACACAGCCTTCATCAtgaccaccccctccttcacccccgTGACCTCAGACGACCCCAACTCCAGCAAAGAATTCCTCGCCGTCCAAAacatcctctccgccgccctcgcccaaaAAGTCGACACCGTCCTCttcagcaccctccccaacatcaccgaGCTCTCGTCGGGTAAATACACCCACGTCACACCCTTTGACGACAAGGCCCGCGCAGAAGCCTACATTCGCTCGCTGCACCCGCAAATCAAATCAGCGTTTCTGTCGCTCGGGTTCTTCATGAGCAACTGGCTGACGCAGGGGTTCTTGGCGCCGAGGTATGATGAGGACACGGACAGTTGGGTTATGAGGCTGCATGTTGCTGGGGGGACGGGGATACCGCTTGTTGACGCGGGGAGGGACACGGGGAAGTTTGTGGCGGCGATTTTGGAACGTGGGGTGGATGGGACCGGGGAGGCGGTGCTGGCTGCGGAGGGGGTGTACCCTTTGGATGGGATCGCCGAGGTTTTCTCGCGGCACACGGGGCAGAGGGTGAGGTATGAGCAGGTcacggtggaggagtttaGGGAGACGGGATTGAAGGGGTTTCCGGAGAGTTTGAAGGAtgttttggtggaggggtatTCAGCgctggaggagtttggtCACGCGGGGAAGGAGACGGgggcgttggtggaggaggggaagaggctggtgagggagtgcgggttgggggagctggtgagtttggaggagtTTTTGAAGAAGGAAGGGTATGTTTTGGGGAAGGGCCCCAGATCGAAGCAGTGGGGTTCTTGA